The Moorena sp. SIOASIH genome includes a window with the following:
- a CDS encoding hybrid sensor histidine kinase/response regulator: MNTTPPNIKGYCITDLVYHGSRTLVYRGTRNSDHTPVVLKLLNKPYPSFQELVQFRNQYTIAKNLDHPGIIKIYSLESYYNTLVLVMEDFGGISLEEYTTDSLHQRPITDQLEHPGMLSEQSLQQDLRKCPLNPPILGDFDIITPQNWQNQLNFVSPIQEFLDIAIQIASILDGLYRHRVIHKDIKPSNILINPSTSQVKFIDFSIASLLPKQSQILTSPNCLEGTLAYLSPEQTGRMNRGIDYRSDFYSTGVSFYKLLTTELPFSTTDPMELVHCHIAKQPLAPHQLNPAIPPLLSQIISKLMAKNPEDRYQSALGLKYDLEQCSYHLHRFGTIAGIKLGSRDICDRFVIPEKLYGRQAEVDTLLAAFELVTQGATEMILVAGFSGIGKTAVVNEVQKPIVRQRGYFIQGKFDQFQRNIPFSAIVQAVRDLMEQLLTETDRQLMQWKAQILSALGENGQVMVDVIPELEGIIGKQPKAPELSGTAAQNRFNLLFSKFIQVFSTKEHPLVIFLDDLQWADSASMKLLQLLMAETNTIHLLLIGAYRDNEVNPSHPLMLTLSEMAKVGVPLNTITLEPLSKSDLNHLIADTLTCGIELAKPLTKLVAQKTKGNPFFATQFLKSLHHDRLITFNFDQGYWQCDIAQIRRLALTDDVVEFMALQLQKLPKETQDVLKLAACIGHQFDLDTLAIIHDKSPMETGTYLWQSLQEGLVLPTTEIYKLFTVNSNLPSSTEEKFRQLPIPNPQFSIPLCATRTLREHQSPSYKFLHDRVQQAAYFLIPEDQKQLTHLTIGQLLLKNIPTAEREEKIFDIVNQLNYGVELITDQAQRDELAQLNRIAGEKAKAATAYGAAFKYLTVGLELLGENSWQRQYDLTLALYQAAAEAAYLNTDFEQMEQMVMVVLAQGKTLLDKIKAYEVSIDAYKAQNQSEQAISTGLQVLKLLGIELPQQPSPEDIGLAVHQTQSGLEGKEIEDLMNLPVMTAPEKLAAMSILWRLMPVAYLTNPLLFSLVVLKEVNLSLQNGNCPVSAVSYAGYAVILWQLCGDIDGNYRFGQLALRLLARFNAKQLKCTVLLVVNFGTKPWKVHLKETLTSLLEGYSVGVETGDFDQSAFCATFYLEHSLWLGLELAELDQTFAKYHQGIDQLKQEMPRQFTAINWQLVLNLLGQAENYCCFKGEVYDEEIMLPLHQEFNNLRAIYTLHLYKLFLCYLFQDYQQAWQNATITENYLDGAPAVFIVAVFYWYDSLTRLALYPEQNQAQQKQSLDKIAKNQDKIKKWADHAPMNYLHKFYLVEAERYRVLGEKLEAIEYYDRAIAGAKENQYIQDEALANELAAKFYLEWGKETIAQAYLSCAYYGYSHWGAKAKVEDLEIRYPQFLGSILSQKTINLTSRETITNLTTEGVNTTTTNGSTALDLATVIKASLALSGEIQLDKLLSRLMQVLMENAGADKCALILVKGDRLVLQAMETANQLALVLSMPVEESPDIPQSAINYVKRKSETLVINDITVETILAADPYFIRQQPRSLMCTPIINQGKLIGLLYLENNLTSGAFTSDRLEVLNLLTSQAAISIENAQLYSNLEEKVAERTAELAEAKQAADAANEAKSEFLSSMSHELRTPLNGILGYAQILKRDRNLSNHQIDGLTIIEQSGNHLLTLINDILDLSKIEARKMELYPSDLHFQTFIESVVAIIRMRALEKDILFKYDPVGDLPNGIQADQKRLRQILINLLGNAVKFTDHGQVTLRVSLIEQQHTASIITTSIITTSVIRFEVIDSGVGMSPEQLETIFQPFEQVGDTQRRSAGTGLGLAISKQLVELMGGQLMVTSELGKGSTFWFDIPFPIVKTVTNAKPEIVGQIKGYKGKPCQILVADDQLENRLVLLNMLAPIGFDIVTAEDGEQAVYMAAELHPDLILTDLVMPVKTGFEAVNEIRQIPEIKDIPIIAVSASFLDMDQNKSNIIGCQAFVSKPIDQNKLLALLGQYLPIEWVYEPIDDMGLMKNGTISGQTAAIIPPPLEEMEVLYELAMLGSMKKIRERAILIQHLHENYLPFANKLKDLADGFQEQEILSLVETYMN; this comes from the coding sequence ATGAACACAACTCCTCCCAACATTAAAGGCTATTGCATCACTGACCTGGTCTACCATGGGTCGAGAACCCTAGTTTATCGTGGCACTAGGAACTCAGACCACACACCAGTAGTACTAAAACTGCTTAATAAGCCCTACCCCAGCTTCCAGGAACTTGTCCAGTTCCGAAATCAGTACACCATTGCCAAAAATCTTGACCATCCCGGAATTATCAAAATCTATAGCTTGGAGTCCTACTACAATACGTTGGTATTGGTGATGGAAGACTTTGGTGGCATCTCCCTGGAAGAGTATACCACTGATAGCTTGCACCAAAGACCGATAACGGATCAGCTAGAGCATCCCGGTATGCTTAGTGAGCAGTCACTTCAGCAGGACTTACGCAAGTGCCCCCTAAATCCCCCAATTTTGGGGGACTTTGACATCATTACCCCCCAAAATTGGCAAAACCAACTAAACTTCGTAAGTCCTATTCAGGAATTTCTCGACATCGCAATTCAAATCGCCTCCATCCTGGACGGACTCTATCGCCACCGAGTGATCCACAAAGACATCAAGCCTAGCAATATCCTGATTAATCCCAGCACCAGTCAAGTCAAATTCATCGACTTCAGTATTGCCTCCCTACTCCCGAAACAAAGCCAAATCCTGACTAGTCCTAACTGCCTCGAAGGTACCCTGGCTTACCTGTCTCCGGAACAAACGGGACGGATGAATCGGGGCATTGACTACCGCAGTGACTTTTATTCGACGGGGGTAAGCTTCTACAAGCTGCTCACCACAGAGTTACCTTTTAGCACTACTGACCCCATGGAGTTGGTTCACTGTCATATTGCTAAACAACCATTAGCTCCACACCAGCTTAACCCCGCTATTCCCCCACTCCTGTCCCAAATTATCAGTAAACTGATGGCTAAAAATCCTGAAGACCGTTATCAGAGTGCTTTGGGACTCAAGTATGACCTAGAACAGTGTTCCTATCACTTGCACAGATTTGGCACGATCGCTGGGATTAAGTTGGGCAGTCGAGACATTTGCGATCGCTTTGTAATTCCGGAAAAACTCTACGGGCGTCAAGCAGAAGTAGATACCTTACTCGCCGCCTTTGAGCTAGTCACTCAAGGAGCTACAGAAATGATTCTGGTAGCTGGCTTTTCCGGGATTGGTAAAACCGCTGTGGTCAATGAAGTCCAAAAACCGATTGTGCGGCAGCGGGGTTACTTCATCCAAGGTAAGTTTGACCAGTTCCAGCGTAATATTCCCTTTAGTGCCATAGTCCAAGCAGTGCGGGACTTGATGGAGCAATTACTCACCGAAACTGATCGCCAACTGATGCAGTGGAAAGCACAAATTCTGTCTGCTTTGGGTGAGAATGGTCAAGTGATGGTGGATGTGATTCCAGAATTAGAAGGGATTATCGGTAAACAGCCAAAGGCTCCAGAACTTTCCGGTACGGCGGCCCAAAATCGGTTTAATTTGCTCTTTAGTAAATTTATCCAAGTTTTCAGCACCAAGGAACATCCCCTGGTGATTTTCCTCGATGACTTGCAGTGGGCAGATTCGGCTTCGATGAAGTTGCTGCAATTGTTGATGGCAGAAACTAATACCATACATCTACTGCTAATTGGTGCTTATCGAGATAATGAGGTAAATCCTAGTCATCCGTTGATGCTCACTTTGTCCGAGATGGCCAAAGTTGGCGTCCCACTGAATACAATTACCCTCGAACCCCTGAGTAAATCTGACTTAAACCATCTGATTGCGGATACCCTGACTTGTGGAATAGAACTGGCAAAACCCCTAACCAAACTAGTAGCTCAGAAAACTAAAGGAAATCCCTTCTTTGCCACCCAATTCCTGAAATCCCTCCATCACGACCGATTAATCACCTTTAATTTTGATCAAGGGTATTGGCAGTGTGATATTGCTCAAATTAGACGCTTGGCCCTCACGGATGATGTGGTTGAATTTATGGCACTTCAGTTACAGAAGTTGCCAAAAGAAACTCAGGATGTCTTGAAACTAGCGGCTTGTATTGGCCACCAATTTGATTTGGATACCCTGGCGATTATCCATGATAAATCCCCCATGGAGACAGGGACTTATTTATGGCAATCCCTGCAAGAAGGGTTGGTTTTACCCACCACTGAAATTTACAAATTATTCACCGTTAATAGTAATTTACCATCGAGCACTGAGGAAAAATTCCGCCAATTACCAATCCCCAATCCCCAATTCTCAATCCCCTTATGCGCTACGCGCACGCTACGGGAACACCAATCCCCAAGTTACAAGTTTTTACATGACCGAGTGCAGCAAGCGGCTTATTTTCTGATTCCGGAAGACCAGAAACAGTTAACCCACCTGACCATTGGACAACTGCTGTTGAAAAATATCCCCACAGCAGAACGAGAAGAGAAGATTTTTGATATTGTCAATCAGTTGAATTATGGTGTGGAGTTAATCACCGATCAAGCTCAGCGAGATGAATTAGCTCAATTAAATCGTATTGCTGGAGAAAAAGCGAAGGCGGCGACGGCCTATGGGGCGGCTTTTAAATATTTAACAGTAGGTCTGGAACTGCTGGGGGAAAATAGCTGGCAACGTCAGTATGACCTAACCCTAGCCCTATATCAAGCTGCCGCCGAGGCAGCATACCTCAATACCGACTTTGAGCAGATGGAGCAAATGGTAATGGTGGTGTTGGCACAAGGGAAAACACTACTGGACAAAATCAAAGCCTATGAAGTCTCGATTGACGCCTATAAAGCTCAAAACCAGAGTGAGCAAGCCATTTCCACTGGGCTGCAAGTGCTGAAATTATTGGGGATAGAACTGCCCCAACAGCCCAGTCCAGAAGATATTGGGCTGGCAGTACATCAGACACAGTCAGGTTTAGAAGGTAAAGAGATTGAGGACTTAATGAATTTACCGGTGATGACCGCACCGGAAAAACTAGCGGCGATGAGTATCCTCTGGCGACTGATGCCAGTTGCTTATCTGACCAATCCTCTACTGTTTTCGTTAGTGGTTTTGAAAGAGGTCAATCTCTCCCTCCAAAATGGCAATTGTCCTGTGTCTGCTGTGTCCTATGCAGGTTATGCAGTCATTCTCTGGCAGCTCTGTGGAGATATTGATGGCAACTATCGCTTCGGTCAACTGGCTCTGAGGTTATTAGCACGGTTCAATGCTAAACAGCTTAAATGTACAGTACTGTTGGTGGTCAATTTCGGAACAAAACCCTGGAAAGTGCATCTGAAAGAAACATTAACCTCTTTGCTAGAAGGTTACTCTGTAGGGGTAGAAACTGGAGATTTTGACCAATCTGCCTTCTGTGCAACGTTCTACTTAGAACATTCCTTGTGGCTCGGCTTGGAGCTGGCTGAGCTTGACCAGACCTTTGCCAAATATCATCAAGGGATTGATCAACTCAAGCAAGAGATGCCACGTCAGTTTACGGCCATCAACTGGCAATTGGTCTTAAACTTGCTAGGACAAGCTGAAAATTATTGCTGTTTCAAAGGTGAAGTCTACGACGAAGAGATTATGCTCCCACTCCATCAGGAGTTCAATAACCTCAGGGCAATTTACACCCTACACCTGTACAAATTATTCCTCTGTTATCTATTTCAGGATTATCAGCAAGCTTGGCAAAATGCCACCATTACCGAAAATTATTTAGATGGAGCACCAGCCGTTTTCATTGTTGCCGTTTTCTATTGGTACGATTCTCTAACTCGCTTAGCTCTCTATCCTGAACAGAATCAAGCTCAACAAAAACAAAGTTTAGATAAGATAGCTAAAAATCAAGACAAGATCAAAAAATGGGCAGACCATGCCCCGATGAATTATTTGCACAAATTTTATTTAGTAGAAGCGGAGCGCTATCGTGTTTTGGGTGAAAAGCTTGAAGCCATAGAGTATTATGACCGCGCCATTGCTGGAGCAAAGGAAAACCAATACATCCAAGACGAAGCCCTGGCTAATGAACTGGCGGCTAAATTCTACTTGGAGTGGGGTAAAGAAACCATTGCCCAAGCCTACCTGAGTTGTGCCTACTATGGTTATAGTCACTGGGGTGCAAAAGCTAAGGTGGAGGATTTGGAAATTCGCTATCCCCAATTTCTCGGTTCCATTCTTAGCCAGAAAACTATCAATCTCACCAGCAGGGAGACGATCACCAACCTCACCACTGAAGGGGTTAATACCACCACTACCAACGGTTCAACCGCTTTGGACTTGGCTACGGTGATCAAAGCATCCCTTGCCCTGTCTGGGGAAATCCAGCTAGATAAGTTGCTCTCCAGGTTGATGCAAGTGCTGATGGAGAATGCAGGCGCTGACAAATGTGCTCTGATTTTGGTAAAAGGTGACAGGTTAGTGCTCCAGGCTATGGAAACCGCTAATCAACTCGCTTTAGTGCTATCTATGCCAGTGGAAGAAAGCCCAGATATTCCCCAAAGTGCGATCAATTATGTTAAACGGAAATCGGAAACCTTAGTCATCAATGATATTACTGTTGAGACTATCTTAGCTGCTGACCCCTATTTTATCCGTCAGCAACCCCGGAGTCTGATGTGTACTCCCATCATCAATCAAGGTAAACTAATTGGCTTACTTTATCTAGAAAATAATCTCACCAGTGGAGCCTTTACTTCAGACAGATTAGAAGTCTTAAATCTGCTCACCTCCCAAGCTGCTATTTCCATAGAAAATGCTCAACTTTACAGCAATTTAGAAGAGAAAGTTGCCGAACGCACTGCTGAATTAGCAGAAGCCAAACAAGCGGCTGATGCGGCTAACGAAGCTAAAAGCGAGTTCCTCTCTAGCATGAGTCATGAATTGCGTACTCCTCTCAATGGAATTCTTGGCTATGCTCAAATCCTGAAGCGAGACCGGAATCTAAGCAACCACCAAATCGATGGTTTAACTATTATTGAGCAAAGCGGCAACCATTTGTTAACTCTGATCAACGATATCCTCGACCTATCTAAAATTGAAGCTCGCAAAATGGAACTTTACCCCAGTGACTTACATTTTCAAACTTTCATCGAAAGTGTGGTAGCGATTATTCGCATGCGAGCCTTAGAAAAAGATATCTTGTTCAAATACGACCCTGTGGGCGATTTACCCAATGGGATTCAAGCTGATCAGAAACGGTTGCGACAAATATTGATTAATCTCTTGGGCAATGCTGTCAAATTCACTGACCATGGTCAAGTCACCTTGCGAGTTAGCTTAATTGAGCAACAACACACTGCTTCAATTATCACTACTTCTATTATCACTACCTCAGTTATCCGTTTTGAAGTCATTGATAGCGGCGTTGGCATGTCCCCGGAACAGTTAGAAACAATTTTCCAACCCTTTGAACAAGTGGGTGATACCCAACGGCGCTCTGCTGGCACTGGCTTAGGCTTAGCTATCTCTAAGCAACTGGTGGAGTTAATGGGGGGTCAACTGATGGTAACCAGTGAATTAGGTAAAGGGTCTACTTTCTGGTTTGACATCCCCTTTCCTATCGTCAAAACCGTTACCAACGCCAAACCGGAAATAGTGGGTCAAATTAAGGGCTACAAGGGTAAACCATGCCAAATCTTGGTAGCGGATGACCAACTGGAAAATCGCTTAGTTTTGCTGAACATGCTCGCACCGATCGGCTTTGATATCGTCACCGCCGAGGATGGTGAACAAGCAGTATATATGGCGGCTGAACTTCACCCCGACCTGATTTTGACTGATTTAGTCATGCCAGTTAAAACTGGCTTTGAAGCTGTTAACGAAATCCGACAAATTCCTGAAATTAAAGACATACCCATCATTGCTGTCTCAGCTAGCTTCCTGGATATGGATCAGAACAAGAGTAATATAATCGGCTGTCAAGCTTTTGTGTCCAAACCGATTGACCAGAATAAATTATTGGCTTTATTGGGGCAATATTTACCGATTGAGTGGGTGTATGAACCAATTGATGACATGGGTTTGATGAAAAATGGCACGATCTCAGGTCAGACAGCAGCAATTATCCCGCCGCCCCTTGAGGAAATGGAAGTACTCTACGAATTGGCCATGCTCGGCAGTATGAAAAAGATTCGCGAGCGAGCTATCCTCATACAACATCTCCATGAAAACTATCTGCCTTTTGCTAATAAACTCAAAGATTTAGCGGATGGATTTCAAGAACAAGAGATTTTGAGTTTAGTGGAAACTTATATGAATTGA
- a CDS encoding saccharopine dehydrogenase C-terminal domain-containing protein, whose product MKNILLLGSGVSVAPLCDYLNERGYHITVASRNKMTAEEIVNQHSRRSFSPIDIDRSNPENQALDQLIKESSIVISFLPGPYQPLVTKYCLEHSVSLIMTCHIGYLFKTQQEFEQLDQQAKEKGIAIVTEAGTDPGYGSMIGKKLIDDVHAKGGEIIDLWYHVGVLPCNPNINPFGYKCFWAPKKSIFASVKIKDGSGDWIKDSQIPLIPGDKVYLETRTVEVPNIGTFESRPNSDSGAYLYPKVYGIDNVRNFYHGTLRYPGWGETLQGLIDLGFSDTQYRPELLQKTYQEIVLELCGSTNGDAKALVAQKLGIPVSHDIIMRYQWLGLFEDKRIIPPKDSPSYCDVISDLLVQKLGVYQPGDTERDQIIMYYDMLVQYPDKKERIISITNPSAKQGDHYSICSQLTSKTAAMIARRLLEGSLNLTGLKYPTIPEIYEPVLQEYAEEGIRSKETVLAA is encoded by the coding sequence ATGAAAAACATTTTGTTATTAGGTTCGGGTGTGTCAGTTGCTCCTCTGTGCGACTATCTGAATGAACGAGGCTATCACATTACTGTAGCCTCTAGGAATAAGATGACTGCAGAAGAAATTGTCAATCAGCATTCAAGGCGCAGTTTCTCTCCTATTGACATTGATCGGTCAAATCCTGAAAATCAGGCTCTTGATCAATTGATTAAAGAAAGTAGTATTGTCATCAGCTTTTTACCCGGTCCCTATCAGCCCCTTGTGACAAAATACTGTCTGGAACATAGTGTGTCATTGATCATGACCTGCCATATCGGCTACTTGTTCAAGACTCAGCAAGAATTCGAACAATTGGATCAACAGGCAAAAGAAAAAGGCATTGCCATTGTGACAGAGGCTGGCACAGATCCTGGATATGGCAGCATGATCGGTAAAAAGCTCATTGACGATGTGCATGCTAAGGGCGGAGAGATTATCGATCTCTGGTATCATGTTGGTGTACTACCCTGTAATCCTAATATTAATCCGTTTGGTTATAAGTGCTTTTGGGCTCCTAAAAAATCTATTTTTGCTTCGGTTAAGATCAAAGATGGCTCTGGAGACTGGATCAAGGACTCCCAGATACCCCTGATTCCAGGAGACAAAGTTTATTTAGAAACTAGAACGGTTGAAGTTCCCAATATAGGGACATTTGAATCTCGTCCAAATTCAGATTCTGGAGCTTATCTATACCCTAAGGTTTACGGTATTGATAATGTTAGAAACTTCTATCATGGAACATTAAGATACCCCGGTTGGGGAGAGACCTTACAGGGATTGATTGATCTTGGCTTCTCAGATACACAATATCGCCCTGAGCTGCTTCAGAAAACTTATCAGGAAATTGTGCTAGAACTGTGTGGCAGCACAAATGGTGATGCTAAAGCGTTGGTTGCTCAGAAATTGGGTATACCAGTTTCCCATGATATTATCATGCGCTATCAATGGCTGGGTCTGTTTGAGGACAAGCGGATTATTCCCCCCAAAGATTCGCCCTCCTATTGTGATGTAATCTCTGACTTACTGGTTCAGAAACTGGGCGTTTATCAGCCAGGGGATACAGAAAGGGATCAAATTATCATGTATTACGACATGCTCGTGCAATACCCCGACAAAAAAGAACGCATCATTTCTATAACCAATCCTTCTGCTAAACAGGGTGACCATTACTCCATCTGTTCACAACTGACTTCCAAGACCGCTGCAATGATTGCTAGAAGATTATTGGAAGGTTCCCTGAATCTTACAGGTCTGAAATATCCCACTATTCCTGAAATTTATGAGCCTGTTCTACAGGAGTACGCAGAGGAAGGGATTAGAAGTAAAGAAACCGTATTAGCAGCTTAA
- a CDS encoding SDR family NAD(P)-dependent oxidoreductase has translation MEKVVMISGANRGIGKAIALKLYEYGFLLSLGVRELDRVTKDILGLPKDKVLLVSYNSAYPNTEHEWIKKTLDVFHRIDGLINNAGIFHSVDIEDDNEELLDKMLDVNTKAPIRLTRLVLPYLRQSSEGRIINIVSNGAKYIEDSKVGYSISKFGFLAASHAMLHAAKEDGVRVTALCPGWVNTNMVKDSSPLSPEKMIQPETIADIVLMLLNLPNTVVIPELIVDNA, from the coding sequence ATGGAAAAAGTTGTTATGATTTCAGGTGCTAATCGCGGCATAGGCAAAGCAATTGCACTCAAACTCTATGAATATGGCTTTCTTCTCAGCCTTGGCGTCAGAGAGTTAGATCGGGTAACCAAAGATATTCTAGGACTGCCAAAGGATAAGGTGTTATTGGTTTCCTATAATTCAGCTTATCCAAATACAGAACATGAATGGATAAAAAAAACACTCGATGTCTTTCATAGGATAGATGGCCTAATTAATAATGCTGGCATTTTTCATTCCGTGGATATTGAAGATGATAATGAGGAACTACTCGATAAAATGCTGGATGTAAATACAAAAGCACCGATACGTCTTACACGTTTGGTTTTACCGTATTTGCGTCAGAGCAGTGAAGGCCGGATTATTAACATTGTTTCCAACGGTGCTAAATACATTGAAGACAGTAAAGTTGGCTATTCTATCAGTAAGTTTGGATTTTTAGCGGCATCACATGCCATGTTGCATGCCGCTAAAGAAGATGGTGTAAGAGTAACGGCGCTTTGCCCAGGATGGGTTAACACAAATATGGTAAAGGACTCTTCTCCTTTATCCCCAGAAAAGATGATTCAACCAGAAACTATAGCCGATATAGTGCTGATGTTATTGAATCTTCCTAATACAGTTGTAATCCCTGAATTAATTGTTGATAATGCATGA
- a CDS encoding phosphotransferase yields the protein MNQLQQSEIICETLTLAESGVQPFGFYNSDRIVVEQVFSNLPSLKKVAISRVEKLTEGKNNQNFKVYTDSGVFVIKICHRSEVQGINRQVEYSILKKVYRADLGVKPIAFDPKNNSIITEFIDVPVWTFKEIRTAAALNSFGESIRKIHELSPISHTYHIKDLLDRYWHSLKKSNDTIKNFKVFFETIRNKLDAYHQSSDIKFCHNDLYYGNLLKGQKNTIFMDWEMAGMNDIYSDLAAFIHFHHLDNQQTELFLQAYSKISLNRDKLAIHQDAILLRELLWVLTKLQEGHTDHFYADYRQRCLKAVMNKQAKLL from the coding sequence ATGAATCAACTACAGCAGTCGGAAATAATTTGTGAAACGCTGACCTTGGCAGAATCAGGTGTTCAGCCCTTTGGATTTTACAACTCAGATCGGATTGTTGTAGAGCAGGTATTCTCAAATCTCCCTTCCCTAAAAAAGGTAGCTATTAGCAGGGTTGAAAAATTAACCGAAGGAAAAAATAACCAAAACTTTAAAGTTTATACAGATAGTGGAGTTTTTGTTATAAAAATTTGTCATAGATCAGAAGTGCAGGGAATTAACAGACAAGTAGAATATTCAATTCTTAAAAAAGTATATCGTGCAGACCTTGGAGTGAAGCCGATCGCATTTGACCCCAAAAACAACTCAATAATTACTGAATTTATTGATGTGCCAGTCTGGACTTTTAAAGAAATCAGAACTGCAGCAGCACTGAATAGTTTTGGGGAATCTATCCGTAAAATTCATGAACTTTCACCGATTAGTCATACCTATCATATTAAAGATTTACTTGATAGATACTGGCATTCATTAAAAAAATCTAATGATACAATAAAAAATTTCAAAGTGTTTTTTGAAACAATACGAAATAAATTAGATGCGTACCATCAATCTAGTGACATCAAGTTTTGCCATAATGATCTTTACTACGGAAATTTATTGAAAGGTCAAAAAAATACTATATTTATGGACTGGGAAATGGCTGGAATGAATGATATTTATTCTGATCTCGCTGCATTTATCCATTTCCACCATCTCGATAACCAGCAAACTGAGCTGTTTCTTCAAGCATACTCAAAAATATCTCTGAATAGAGATAAACTCGCCATCCACCAGGATGCCATCCTGCTCAGGGAATTACTATGGGTTCTCACCAAATTGCAAGAAGGCCATACTGACCATTTTTATGCTGATTATCGGCAACGATGTTTAAAAGCTGTTATGAATAAGCAGGCAAAGCTCTTATAA
- a CDS encoding glycosyltransferase family 2 protein: MEISLIKQGQLNAQNWSGSDITPDLSVVVPIYNEVESLPHLIDAIASTFTDTQLSYELICVDDGSTDGSTQLLKEQVLSRPNLRGVILRRNYGQTAAMAAGFNYARGRAIVTLDGDLQNDPADIPMLLAKLEEGYDLVSGWRKNRQDAAVTRLLPSKIANWLIARTTGVKLHDYGCSLKAYRSELVADMNLYGELHRFLPALAFIEGARITELPVRHHARRYGSSKYGLGRTFRVLMDLLTIFFMKKFLTRPMHVFGLLGLSSLGTGIIIGAYLTILKLGLNEDIGDRPLLILAVLLISTGVQLFSLGLLGELLMRTYHESQGRPIYRVREVVSSNVEQP; this comes from the coding sequence ATGGAAATTTCCTTAATTAAACAAGGGCAATTAAATGCCCAGAACTGGTCTGGCTCTGACATAACACCAGACCTATCAGTGGTGGTACCAATCTACAATGAGGTGGAGAGTTTGCCCCACCTGATTGATGCGATCGCATCCACCTTTACCGATACTCAGCTCAGCTATGAGCTTATTTGTGTCGATGATGGCTCTACAGATGGTTCAACCCAACTGCTCAAGGAACAAGTCCTCTCCCGCCCTAATTTGCGAGGGGTAATTTTGCGTCGCAACTATGGTCAAACCGCTGCGATGGCAGCTGGGTTTAATTATGCTCGGGGTCGTGCCATTGTTACCTTAGATGGTGACCTACAAAATGATCCAGCTGATATTCCCATGCTGCTTGCCAAACTGGAGGAAGGGTATGACTTGGTTAGTGGCTGGCGTAAAAATCGACAGGATGCAGCTGTGACTCGTTTACTGCCATCCAAAATTGCCAACTGGCTGATTGCACGCACCACTGGGGTTAAACTTCATGACTATGGCTGTTCTCTGAAGGCTTATCGCTCGGAATTGGTAGCGGACATGAACCTGTACGGTGAGTTACATCGGTTTTTACCAGCCTTGGCATTTATTGAGGGGGCAAGAATTACCGAGTTACCCGTGCGTCACCATGCTCGTCGCTATGGTAGTAGTAAGTATGGTCTGGGGCGAACGTTCCGGGTGCTAATGGATTTGTTGACCATCTTCTTTATGAAGAAATTCCTCACCCGACCCATGCATGTATTTGGATTACTAGGTCTGAGTTCCCTAGGCACGGGCATAATCATTGGGGCTTATCTGACCATTCTCAAGCTAGGTCTGAATGAAGATATCGGGGATCGCCCTTTACTGATCTTGGCAGTACTCTTGATCTCGACTGGTGTACAACTGTTTAGTCTTGGTCTACTCGGAGAACTACTGATGCGTACTTACCACGAATCTCAGGGAAGACCGATTTATCGGGTCAGAGAAGTGGTGTCCTCTAATGTTGAACAACCTTAG